In Pseudorca crassidens isolate mPseCra1 chromosome 17, mPseCra1.hap1, whole genome shotgun sequence, the DNA window catgtcccatgcagtggaagtgcagagtcttaaccactgggctgacAGGGAAATCCCCCGGCCATTCCTGAAACACTTTCTCTTGGATCTAAGGATCTCAAACATTTCTGTGGCTTTCCCTCCACTTCCTTTATGGGGGAGAGGGCACCCAGAAGAGACCCTCATTCTGTGGCTTTTAAAACAACTGATAACTCCCACATTTCTATTTTGAGCTCAAATCTCTCCTTTGAGTTGAGTTCCAGATTCGTACATCCAAAGTCACCCTCTGACACCTGCACCTGATGTCTCACAGGATTCTCAAATTTAACATTCgtaaatttaacatttaaaactgaACACTTGATTGTCCCTTTGAtatctgttttttcccctcttccttatCTCAATAAACACCACAACCATCCTCCAGATGTTGAAGTTTAAAACCTGGAAATCATTCTTGATTCTTCCCTGTCCTTCActacccaccacccccaccccccatccaatCCCTCTTCACATCCCTGCAGACAATATCCTGAATTTACTTCCTTCCATATCCACTGCATCCACCCTAGTGCTAGTTGCCATAATCCTTGGACTAATCTACTGCAATAACCCCAAACTGGTCTCGCCAATTCTCCACTTGCCCTCTCCAATATATTTTTCACACTACAGCAAGactgacttttttaaaatataaatcagacaTCATGAGTGGAAAAATACCCAAGGTGCTGGTGGAGAAGGTTAAGGGACTGTAGGGCAGAGCAAGGTCAGGCAGAGGACtatggaggggaaggagggaagaagcaaAATCAGAGAACAGAAAAGCCAGAAGACCAGGGAACACATTTTAACCTATTTCTAAGATGGCTGTAAATGTTACATTTAACACACTTGAAAGAGAAAGTACATCTGAGAGGCAAGGGGCCAGAGTAACTGTCGGAGCTGGAATCTGGACCTCTGCACGTGGGGAACCAAACCTCAGCTCCTTCCAGGTGTTGACCATGTGGGCCAAACTACATGGTAAAACACAGGCAAGACGCACCTCTCGCTCCCAGCTTTCTCTCCGCAGTTTCTTCCACTGCTCTCTCTTGGCAAAGTAATCAGGATACATTGCCTTCTCGGAAGGATGCCAGTTATCTAAGCACCACTCGGGAACCTGTCAGGAGAGGAAATCACGGCGTCATTCCACAGGACACATTTACATGTCAAGGGTAGGGCCTGCTCAAGAGACAGAAGACAAAAATCAAGGTGCATTTTTATAACCATTCCAAGTATCAGACTGTTTCTGACACTAAGCAAAACAGCAGAGGACCGAGACAAAGGAGAATGCCTTAGAGTGAAACAGCCTAGGGATGAAAAACAGCAAGGTCAGTCCAAAGAGAACTGGCATCATTCCTCCCCTACCTGAGTTCTCTAAAGATCCAACGTGGCTGTATGTTATTTGGAAATATCATTTAGAATACTAAGCACCAATTGAAATTGGTTAACTTTAAGGTCCAAAAATGAGTTATTTACCAATTCCTTTAGCACTTTGCTTTGCCGGAAAGTTTACTGCAAGACCTTGGCACTGAATTGGGAAAGAAAAGTCGTGATGGCATCTGGGAGAGAGAAAACTGACACTAACTGTCAGGAAAGAAATGTCCTAGCTGCCCCTAAAAGGGCAAGTGGTTTCCAAGGCTGAGGTTCGGGATTTGAGACACCTGTGGTCCTCACCTACCTTGTAACACTCGTATCTCTCATAGGAGGTACCCCCAGGAGACTCAGGGAAGATGTATGGCTGAGGATGCTGACAGTGCCAGAActcttcctctgcctccctcAGCAGCTGGGTGGCCTTCACCATGTCCTTTTCATCCTTATGTTCATCAAACCGAGCTCTCATCAAACAAGCAAAGTACCGGTACTTGTCCCTTAAACCAAAATGATTTTGGAGATTAGAAATGGTATCTACTCAATTAGGCAGTATTACTGTCTGACAAGAGGCAGTACTTCCACTAACACCTTTCAGGTGAGTAGCGTGacttcccagcccctccctggaccCTGTCAATGGAGCAGCCACATCATTACGACGGCTTCCCTGACAGACCCCAAACACCAGCAACAAAAAGCTACTGTATTACTGATAAATACAACCTAACCCCTTTCCCTTGTCTCCTCTATCGCCTCTGTAGGctcattcaacattcattcaatgACAACTTACTGCATTTCCTCCTAccttgtgctaggcactgtgctaaattctGGAGACACAAAGATGTAGAAGGCACGTATTACTGATACATGGTGCAAAGAGTGTTGCTcaaatcagacagacctgggtttcaaTTCTGACTGACACTAGCTGcctgaccttaggcaagtttcgGTCAGGTTCTAGAAGAAACCATGGGCAGAGATCATTTACggggctttaaaatttttttttattttttattgtagttgatttacaatgttgtgttagtttctggtgtacagcaaagtgattccgttatacatagatatatatactttttcattatagtttatcacaagatattaaataattgttccctgtgctatacagtaggaccctgttgtttagtttatatacagtagtctgtatctgctaatcccaaactcctaattaatcCCTCCCCCcaatttcccctttggtaaccataaatttttctttgtctgtgagtctgtttctgttttgtaattaagttcatttgtaccttattttagattccacatataagtgatatttatctttccgtttgacttacttcacttaatatataatctctaggtccatccatgttgctgcaagtggcattatttcattcttttttatggctcagtagtaaTGGGGCTTTGATAATCCAGGCCACAGATGACAAGGGCTTGAAGCAGGCAACAGTGATGGATGGTGACAAGAGAAAAACATTTAGACTACAAAGTTACAAGAGTAGGCTATGGAGTCAGATAGCTTAAGACTGTTTCAGCTCTGCAGCTCCTAGCTGTGTAACCTAGGGTAAATTATTTAAAGTCTTTAGGCCATGGGTTCCTCCTCCATAAAAGAGTTAATAACAGTATCTATATCTTAGGGTTGTCCTAAAGATTGGATAAGCTAAAACATATCAGCACACTTCAGACAGTGCTTGGTACATCCTTGGTGCCCAACGTAAGCTACGAACATTATTACACTGGGGAGAGAATTTACAAAAATCAGTGTCCAACGGCATACAAGTATGTATGTTGTTGGCAGAGGGGTAAGTAGGGAGTACTTGAAAATAATGCTAAGACTTAAAGCTGAGTGACTGTATTACTAGTAATGCCATTGGCTGAGGCAGGGAATTTGGGAAGAGAATCAAAATGAggtagtgaaaagaaaaatacgtTCAGTTTTAGAGAACTGTAGGTAATCTAGCAAACAGCTGGAAATACAGCTCTACAGACAAGTGAGCATAGGTGGTAACTCAAGTCCCAGCGTTAGATGAGGCTGCCCAAAGTATACACAGCAATGACCAAGGGCCTAGGATGGACCCACACAGAACAAATAGCACTATGAGggcaaatggaaggaaaaaaatcaggcaaGTACTGAGAAAAGATGTCAGTGAGATTTAAAGAAATGACGAGTCAGTGTTATCACAGTAACTACTTTTATCCTTTCCTCCAATATTAATATTCTCAGATGTAGTTCAACAATACCTGAATGCCTGATGGCTTGACTTCCTTCATCTTTATGAAAGATAATTCTGTATGTTATCTGTTTGTTTATATGTCCATCTTCCTCATTAATCCATAAATTGCTACAGCTGAGAAAGAAGCCTCATTAACTTTTGTCAACCACCACAGAACCTGAATTGCAAATTTTCAGATGAATAAAAGAATTAGGGAAGTAACTAACCCTACAGCCTTGAACCTGGCCATCTTCCTGCCTAGCAAAGAGAAGTAGGTCAATGACTTTACAATAATCCCAAATATACAATCTGGGCTTCCAGGATCCTCTCCACAACTCTTCCAGATGTACTCAGTTTCCCATTGTTTAGAGGTTTTTCTCAGAAGCCCTTCTCCTGACACTAGGTTTGAGGATTCTGCTAAGGGCACGGAGGCCTGGCATTCATACATCTTGGGTTGTCACCCCACCATGCATTGCATCTAGATCACGAAAACCTATATGTTTTAAGACTGTGTTCTAAGACTAGTCCCAGATggacagagggaggaaagaagtagAGAATTATGTGGGAGGTAAAGAATTCGGTGGGATGTGACGCTAATGAAAAGGACTGCATGAAGCTAAAAAGAGAAAAGCTGATGGGAggggtgatgatgatgttttgGAGTTAAGACACCTGAGTTGTAATCCTGGCTCGGCCACTTAACCAGCTGCTGGGCCTTGAGCAAGtcagtctcttgcctcttatttTAGCCTcttattttctcatctataaaataaggctAAATAATCCCTAACACCCAGAGTTGTGAGAACTAAAGAAAATAACGCATTTATGATTACTGCCAGTACCAGGAACGAGAAAGTCACGAAGGAAGCTATTATTTAGTGAGCGCTGGAGGCATGACCATTTCCATGTTTGGCACTTCCTTTCTGTTAATCGTCATGCAACCCTCTGCGCTGGGTCCCGCGTCCGTTTTCctgattagaaaactgaggcccgGGACAGATAAACAAGTCTTCAAAGTGTCCCAGATGTGGGCGACGAAACCTGCATTCGAACCCGGGTCTAGGGGAGGGCTCCACGGGGCAAGGGGCCGCCTTCCCACCCCGTCCCAGAAGTCCTTGAGCCGTTCGGTCCCCAGAGCCTCTCAGCCTCTGTGGCGGTCCCCGGGGTCACCTCCCCGCGCCCTGGGTCCCCCTCGCCCACCTGTGGATGCACCACGACTCCAGGTGGCGCAGCGCCCGCTTATAAAGCCGCAGCACCTTCTGCTGGTGGGTCAGGTAGGCAGCCGGCACCGAGAGCGCCATGACTACCACTTCACCTTCAGCGGCCGCGGGGTATGCCGGGAAACCGGACGCCGGCGGCGAGGGGGCGGAGCTTCCGGCGGGCGGGGCGACGGACGGCCGCTTCCGCTTCCgccagggaggagctggggctgcagtcatgaGTCGCTTCAAATTCGTAGGTAAGACTTTTCCCGGGTTTGGGGCCTTTCTTTCGGTTCCCGGGCCTCGCGCACCGCGGCCCCAGGGCCCAGGACGTGAGCTctccggcttttttttttttttgcggtacgcgggcctctcactgttgtggcctctcccgttgcggagcacaggctccggacgtggagactcagcggccatggctcacgggcccagccgctccgcggcatgtgggatcttcccggaccggggcacgaacccttgtcccctgcaaaggcagacggactctcaaccactgcgccaccagggaagcccgctgtcCGGCTTTTTGAgggttgaaagtgcactctgtgGAGGAGGGTGAGGGGAGGCCTTTGGGTGTCGGTAATGTTATGGATCTCAGTATGGGTGCTGGCTTCACGGGTGTGCTGCTTTGTGAAAATTCACGAGCTGCGCAGTTACAGTTTATGCTTTTTCCAACATATGTGTTgtgttcaataaaaaaaaaaggaaataaaactactAAAAAGCAAACGAAAGGCCTGTCACTATGTTCTCCTCCATCCCACGTGCACCTCCCCGCGGTTTCCCGTTTCTTTGGCGGAGAGGAAGATGGCTTCGAGGGACTCGTTGACTCAGTAATTCATATCACAGTAACTGGGCGCCTCTGGTGGGCCAGGCACTGGCCTAGGAACACAGACACGGCCCCTGCTCTGCTGGCATCACCATCTGGTGGGGGAACTGGACGACACACACAGTGGGAAGAGAAACGAGTTTTATACTTGGCAAGTACAGTAATCTATTTGGCATCGGTAGAACAAGAGATGGGAAATTAGAAACTAAAGGAATAAGCATATTTAGTACCAGACTTAGGAAAGCCTGGGGGAGGTTGTAAGAGCTAGGATTGGAAGGGTGATTTGGAACTCGAATGTGTTGCTGAGtttaattttctgtgtatagaGTAGAGCTTCACTGAAGGCTTTTGACAAGGAGCATTCATTAAGTAAATCATTGAATGCCAGTTACATATTGGCAGCCTTGAGCTATGGCATACAGCAGTGGGTGAAGCTGGGCACGATCCTTGTCTTTGTGAAGTTTCCAGCTACCTGAAGGTGGAAAACGACAGTGATCACGTCTCTGCTTTAGTAAGGTAGACAGCTGTTGTGTAGGTTTGGTGGGTCATAGGGACAGACAGGGAAGCATTTCAGAGCTTGAACAAGGGCactggaaaagggagagagaaatggaagagaggTACATATGCAGCATTTAGCAGCTGAGTGTTTATAGCAGGTAAGGAAGAGTGAACAGTCAGAGATGACTCGGTGTTGGGATAAATACCTACCTAAACATGAAATGGAAGCATGGGTAGTTTGGCAGTGGGTGGGAGATGTAACGAGATCCATTTGGATTAGGTTAAATTTGAGATTCTTACAGGACATCCAGGTGGAGACATTTACTGGGCAGTTGGAAATGCCTGGCACTCAGGAGAGAGCTTAGGATTAGAAACTTAGAACAGTTACTTTAGGCAGTATTTTTTACAGAGACATTGTACTAAGTATGTGGAATTATAAAGAATCTAGTGGTGCAGTTAGTTTTCAGACTGGAGAGGTATGTACAGTCAAAGCAAATGCAGGGGAGAATGTTTAAGTAGCACATTGTTAAAGTGCCAcaaaagaggtttttaaaaatgctgtgggagagcctggggtggggttgggggatgggaaGGTCATCAGAGGTTTAGACACTATCCAGGTGTGGTGTCTCTCAGCCTGTTTATTGCAATCTGTGATATAATTGATGGGGGAGATGGGGTAAGAGTCATGAAACACCTCACAAaagacaattatttttttcttttaaaggtttgTGTTTGTATTGTAATAAAAAAACTAAATCCCTGCCTCAGGTTTTGTCTCCTTAAATCCATGCTCTGTGTAGCCTCCAGAGTGGTCTTTATAAAAACCAAGTCAGCTACATTTTTCTTGTGCTTCAAATCTTTCAGTCACTGTCCTCAGGACAGTTGAAGTGCCTTAACATAGCATACAGAGCTTTCTGTGGTGTGGTCCTGCCCGCTTTTCCGGCCTCATCCTTTTTATGCTCTATAAACACTTGGAGGTGCTGTTTCTTGCCTATGATAAGGTTTTAGAGTGGCAGTTTGGGGTCATAATGTCCCCTCTGCCTCTAATCTCCTCTTGCCTGTTTGATTTTTACCTGTTCTTTAAGACTACATAACTCTACCCTTTACTTCACCCCgttattttataattaagataTGTATGTGCCTTTCCCACTAGACCACACTCTTTTAAGGCAGGTACTTGGTGGTATTTATCTTTGTTTCCCAGGGGCTTAGTACAGTGACTGTTCAATGGAAATATGAATGAGTGGGTAAAACAAGATGTGTTATTTTAGTACTAAGTTTGTAAGAAAATTTATAAAGGAATCTCAACCAGATAAGCTAGAAAAGACTTCTTAAAGAAGGTGGGCTTAAttggaacaattttttttttgtatgctcTCCTTCATTTCCACTCTCCTGAGGTAACCGGTGTCTAAAGTTTATATCcttcccatattttaaaatttatacagaatCATAAAAATATGCAAACATATTCGATGTGTTTTTTACaacaaaaatggaatcatactatacATTCTATCTTTGTTTTGTGACTTActgatagttaatatttattccaTGCCATTTAAAAAGTTCTGCCTATGACCCACTAATCAAATCTCTGCCCAAAATAGTCATGAGCAGTACTTTGGAAAACAACATATTAGGCCCATGGACAATTGGTCCATGAACAAGCTTTACATGGAACAGTTGCATGAAGAATTAAACCAGTGGaggaagttccctggtggtctagtggttgcAATTCGGGGATTTTATTGCCAttgcccgggttcagtccctgatcgGGCAACTGAAATCCCACAAGACgcctggcatggccaaaaatttttaaatttaataatagtaatagaaaaACCAGTGTTATAAGAGCAGCCTTAGATTTTGATTTGGGACAGCTGACTATCACCAGGTTGTAATCCTAAATTTCCCCCTTCTCAAATTACGTAACCAATGGCTGCCCCTTACAACTACAACCAGTGTTTCTAATGTGGGGAAGGAGGGCGGGAAGCAGatgtatttgtgttttatggGAAACATTGCTCCCTCCTAGAGGACACTTCAACATTGTGTCCTCGGTTATACTTGAGACTAATTTCTGTGACATTGAGTATCATACCACAGATGACTATATCCTCAGTCTGAAAGCAATAAGAATCTATGCTTAATCATTGCAAAGTGATAGAACTTGGGATGGAGTGGAAGCTCCCTTTTCAGTGCTGGCTGGTTCATGCTCTGAAACTCACCCACCAAAGGTCACTTAAGGACATAGAGTGGAGTATACCCCAGGGGTGATGGGGTGGCAGCAGTGATGTGTAAATCTGGATGCATTTACAACATTTCTTTGGATGTCCTGTGTTTAACTTTGAAATAACACAGtgcccttttaaaattaaaagatattttatccCCTAAATCTTCCAAAGTAAAATTGATACTCCAGGGAATCTCAGGGTGTTACATACTCTGGAATACCCCtcgtttgagaagcataggtttAAGGTGATTCCTATCTAGTAGCCTCTGCACTCCCTCCCACCAAATGAGCCAGTGAGCAGCTGGCAGTAATTAGTAGCAACTACCCCTTGGGGCCAACCAGCTGGGGGCTGTTAGGTATCTAAGATTTATCAGTAGTTGTGTTACTTTAACGGGATTCTGATCCTGCCCTGTGTCCCTAGAAGCAGGCTGATTGGGGCTGCTGGCCATCTCTTACAAATCCCATCTCACTAGGGACTGGACCTTATTTTCTATTCCCTGTCTTGGATTCCCTTGAGCAAcctggtcattcattcattcattcattctacaaatatttactgaatctcTGCTGTGTGCCACCTGATGTGCTAAATGCTAGGACTCAGTGGTGGGTAGAAACTAGGTTACAGTCTAGTGGTGGAGACAGCCTCTTAAGTGCACTAATGACTTTACCACAGTGACAGAGAAGAGGGCACTGAAGAAAAGGAATATGGTTCTCTGGGCGTTTGATGAGGAACAGAACTTAGACTGGGAGGTCTGAAAAAGCTTTCTTGAGGAAGTGTTACTTGGACTGAGCTCTGAAAGATTAAGAGTTAAGTAGGCAAAGAAAGGCAGGGGGAAGGTTCCAAATACAACAGCCTGTGCAAACATTCTGTGGCAGAAGGGTGCATAGCACTtttgagaaactgaaagaagaCCAGCGGGTCTGGAGCAGAGAGAAATGGGGAAGGGgttgagggaggagggagaattgTACAGAATCAGCTAGAGGTTTGCAGAGCTAAAATCCTACCGTGTTAAGGGTGTATCAGGAGTGACAGGTAAGAGTACCATGATCTGATTTATGAATGAAAAGAAACCTTCAGTCAGGTGGAGAACAGAA includes these proteins:
- the NDUFB9 gene encoding NADH dehydrogenase [ubiquinone] 1 beta subcomplex subunit 9 is translated as MALSVPAAYLTHQQKVLRLYKRALRHLESWCIHRDKYRYFACLMRARFDEHKDEKDMVKATQLLREAEEEFWHCQHPQPYIFPESPGGTSYERYECYKVPEWCLDNWHPSEKAMYPDYFAKREQWKKLRRESWEREVKQLQEETPLGGPRTEALPPARKEGDLPPLWWHVVTRPREQPM